The DNA region CAAAGACTTTTTTGACATTTTTTTTGAAACCGACAACATTTCTATTCCTACTGGAACTCGGTTTGAACCATAATCAATAATTAGATCTTTATCTACCGCAACAGTTTCTTTTACCGGTTTTTGATTAAAATAAATATACATTGCATCAGCTAATGGATCA from candidate division WOR-3 bacterium includes:
- a CDS encoding DUF2283 domain-containing protein; its protein translation is DPLADAMYIYFNQKPVKETVAVDKDLIIDYGSNRVPVGIEMLSVSKKMSKKSLLSVKVKLLTHQRKLLLQK